The DNA sequence AGAGTGTTGATTCTGTGGTTGCTGACGTGTCTGTGGATGCTACCAATTACAGAACACAAGAGTGGGTATCACAGCTACCTTCTGGTGATGCAGACTTGGACAATGTGGAGGAAGCTACAGATGTTTTTGAACCAACACTGGCTGTGGATGCGACTCAGACAAATTAATTAGACCAtaatgtgattgacagctctaacACTGACCAGCTGGGACCAGAGGATAATGAGGGTGTTGAGAGTATGGACAAGAGTGTACCTGAATCTGTTGTAGAGCAAGTTGATAAATCTGCTTGTTTCTTTGAGTGTTTCAACATCTATTGGTGGTCGTTTTGAGGAAAACAATTCAGTGTCAAATATCAGTGTTCATAACTTCCCTGCTGAAGTTCACAAGTCGTGTGAGATCCAGGGCTGGTAGATTGTTTAAATCTGTGATGAGATTCATTGAGGTAATGAACCAGCAAAAAGTTCTGAGGTAAACATAAATATAttgcttgagtttttttttttttttttaatggtaactcatctttttcttttcttttcttcccgGTATACATTTTGCGGTACTGGTTAATGTAAATGTTACTGTGATGTTTATATTCATGTAATTTGGTTATTTTGAGAGAATGTGatatattaataatttgagaCTGGAGGGAAGTCTCGCTGCTGAGCAACTTGTGTGTCCAAATGTATGAATTGTCATCGGTTAgctcagcggttctcaattgcagtcctcgcgccccactgctctgcacattttgaacgtttctcttagagcttcagacatttgttctatttgaaaataagtgccctgcgaagtggtcatcacaggatattcagccatgattacagttcgaagtgaacgtagctatatgttccaatcaaagtgcattgaagtgtgcaagacgtgaatttaaattgtattgatttacagaggtatatgatgtcacagttgtccatgtttaaagacgctgcacagcacaaatcagtgaatgaatgtttcgatgtgaggtaaacttcaacagatttcccctgctcagagagtagggagcaatgaacaattagaatacagttcatgcacggagttcatttctaacgagctgattatctgaatcaggtgtgttaacaaagagaaacgtgcaaaatatgcagagcagtggggcgcgaggactggaattgagaaccgctgggtAAGCTAACATGTAACGGGCATGTAATCTAGGGGATTGGCCACCCCTCTTTTCCCTTTAATTCCTGTGGGGAATAGTGTCTACACTGAATTGAACTGACAATTTCATGAAATTTTGAACACTTTGTAAATTTTTAGATTTTCACTCTTCTTaatgtaaatgtttcttgaggttATGTATCTGATGTAGTTTGGTAGTCTGTAATGTGTATGTATTTTCTGGTAATTATTTTGGAGCCATTTGTGCAGAAGCAAGTAGAATTCAGCAGGGGGGAGTGTAACGGGTCAAATATGTGCTTCCACttgctacatttattttcatttatggcCCCTTTAATTGCACTCTCCACAAAGATCTGGTAGGATGATTAACTGGTTCCGGTAGAGTCATTTAGACTCGCGCCAGTCGAGAGTGTGAATGGCCGCAGTGTGTGAGTGCTCcatgtcttaaatattttttagtaattctatAATCATTTAATAGGTTAATACTGAATTATATGTGTGTTTAGAAGTATGTTATATGTATTGTAATATCGAGTTTAATGTTCACCTTCAGTATAATATCCACGAGGGTGATGACTGAAGCTGATCACCGCTGTTCTATGTTATCAACAGGTACAAACCATGAGTTTCTAATGTGTTGATTTATTACTGTTTATTATGTAGTTTATGTAAATGAGAGTCATTTAGACTCGCGACAGTCGAGAGTGTGAATGGCCGCAGTGTTATAATATCTACGAGGGTGATGACTGAAGCTGATCACCGCTGTTCTATGTTATCAACAAAATAAACATCGATCTTAAAATTACGATTTGGTGTCCGAGTTCAACACAACACAACGCAGAGACAACACTGTTACATATACAACATTTCTACTTTAATTCCTATCCACCGGTTTACATCCAATCAGATTACACTAATCAATGGTACATACTTCTTCTGACAGAAGACAGCCACACAACCTGATATTCTACCTCACAAAATTCCCATACTTAAATCAGTTGTGGATACTCCTACcccataaaaataattattaacagTGTTAAATTTATCTAAATCTTGCTAAGATAAAAAGGTCTCTTCCACACACACAATATCCACATTTTTAATAGATTGTCAACAACACTGTGTTGCGCTTTATCATCAATACTTCATCCCAAGCGCAAACCACGTTATATGACACTACTTTAAGATTCACACATCATGTTCACAAATTCAGTACAGCATGTTCCTCGGTGTAAcaccacgccagcagagggagccctcgccCGAATTCTGACTGGTACCACTCCCTCTGGTGCTTCTATGATCACTTCCTGCCAATTAAGCATGGTCAGGCCAAACAGGCCTTTGTGAAGTATTGCCAGTATTACTGCCTTACCGAGCGTTTCCATTGTCTTGTTTTGATTGCTATTTGTATGATTTATTGCCTGTTTCTCTGGATTTTTCCTTTTGGATACCCATCGTACTTGTTTGCTGGTTGGACTGACTACTGTGATTTTTGACTTCTTGGCCTGTGAGCAGGACTCTGATTTCTGCCTCACATTTTGGATTGTTGAACTGTTTGCTCATTAAACTTCTACAAATGCATTCTAACACACTCTCGGCCTCACCCTCATTACAGAATACTTTTCCTCCATTGAATCCATTGGAAGTTTCCCAGCTTCAGTCGGCTTTTGTCTTATCAAAGAGAAATGCTCAAGCGCTAGCCTACCAAGAGCAGCTCAACAAGCTTCAGTTTACAAACTTTTATTAAGAGTCAGATATACAGGCACTTAAAGTTCATGGTATATGTACTGAAATCCTTGTCAGCTCTTCTCAGGCAGTGCTGTTGATTTAACTGGGTTATACTGTTTAAGAATTAAGCAGAAAGTTATGATCAAAGTCCCTAATTATGTACCTGTTTATAGTAGTTCTTAGGGaggtatggaaaaaaaaaatagtagctCCTGATTAACTAATAGTGAACTACCACAATAGATtaattattaagttggcttgagaaagccaacttactgaaatcctatttaaacttcttcttcttcttcttcttcttcttcttcttcttcttcttcttcttcttcttcttcttcttcttcttcttcttattattattattattattattatttttctggctgcaaaatttttggacactaactcctcctagaccgttcaagctacatactcaactcgggtcagaccttcatactgttctgacttggtgtgctatatcttttcagactggtttgagttacggttttcttaaaaattaatattaaaaatcataaaaatagccatagactttcattgacaggatgttcagatgacccaagctccaaatcccattagactcaatcaagctttgttgctaatcaatttaaactcattcaaactcatctaatctatctatctatctatctatcttcaaaccttatctatctttCTATGCTAGAATAAGTAAaacatacttgaacatggtaaatcgtggtatactatagtaaatcatggtaaactatggtaaatcatggtcaatcatggtaaactatagtaaatcatggtaaactatggtaaatcgtggtaaatcatggtaaactatggtaaatcgtggtaaatcatggtaaactatgctaaatcatgctagaatcagtaaatcatacttgaacatggtaaatcgtggtatactatagtaaatcatggtaaactatggtaaatcgtggtaaatcatggtaaactatggtaaatcatggtaaactatggtaaatcatgctagaatcaataaatcatacttgaacatggtaaatcgtggtatactatagtaaaacaTGGttaactatggtaaatcgtggtaaatcatggtaaactatggtaaatcatggtaaactatggtaaatcattctacaatcaataaatcatacttgaacatggtaaatcgtggtatactatagtaaatcatggtaaactatggtaaatcgtggtaaatcatggtaaactatgataaatcatgctagaatcagtaaatcatacttgaacatggtaaatcatggtatactataggaaatcatggtaaactatggtaaatcgtggtaaatcatggtaaactatggtaaatcatggtaaactgataaatcatgctagaatcagtaaatcatacttgaacatggtaaatcgtggtatactatagtaaatcatggtaaactatggtaaatcgtggtaaatcatggtaaactatggtaaatcatggtaaactatgctaaatcatgctagaatcagtaaatcatacttgaacatggtaaatcgtggtatactatagtaaatcatggtaaactatggtaaactatggtaaatcatggtaaactatggtaaatcatgctagaatcaataaatcatacttgaacatggtaaatcgtggtatactatattaaatcatggtaaactatggtaaatcgtggtaaatcatggtaaactatggtaaatcatggtaaactatgataaatcatgctagaatcagtaaatcatacttgaacatggtaaatcatggtatactatagtaaatcatggtaaactatggtaaatcatggtaaactatggtaaatcatgctagaatcagtaaatcatacttgaacatggtaaatcatggtatactctagtaaatcatggtaaactatggtaaatcttggtaaatcatggtaaactatggtaaatcatgctagaatcagtatatcatacttgaacatggtaaatcatggtatactctagtaaatcatggtaaactatggtaaatcgtggtaaatcatggtaaacctaGCATCATGctactatggtaaatcgtggtaaactatggtaaatcatggtaaactatggtaaatcatgctagaatcatagtaaatcatacttgaacatggtaaatcatggtatactatagtaaataatggtaaattatggtaaatcatggtaaatcatggtaaactatggcaaatcgtggtatactatagtaaatcatggtaaactatagtaaatcgtggtaaatcatggtaaactatggtaaatcatgctataatcaataaatcatacttgaacatggtaaatcatggtatactatagtaaatcatggtaaactatggtaaattgtggtaaatcatggtaaaccatgctagcaacagggtaaaaaaaattatagcatcatgttagcaaaatgcttatcatgctagtaacttgctagtcgcatgctagtcatgctagaaacaagctagcaacatgctaatcatgctaaaatcatgctagcaaaatgctagtcgcatgctagtcatgctagaaacatgctagcaatatgctaatcatgctagaaacatgctagcaacatgctaatcatactaaaatcaaactagcaacttgctagtcgcatgctagtcatgctagaaacaagctagcaacatgctaatcatggtaaaattgtgctagcaacatgctagtcgcatgctagtcatgctagaaacatgctaacaacatgctaatcatgctagcaacatgctagtcgcatgctaatagTCCTAGAAACATGcttacaacatgctagtcgcatgctagaaacatgctagcaacatgctagtcgcatgctagaaacatgctagcaacatgctaatcatgttagaaacatgctagtcgcatgctaatcatgctagaaacatgctagcaacatgctaatcatgctaaaatcatgttagcaacatgttagtcgcatggtaatcatgctaaaacatggtagcgacatgctattaacatgataatcatgctagagacatgctagcgacatgctagcaacatgttaatcatgctaaaatcatgctagcagcatgctagtcgcatgctagtcatgctagaaacatgcgagcaacatgctaatcatgctaaaatcatgctagcaacatgctagtcgcatgctagttatgctagaaaaatgctaacaacatgttaatcatgctaaaatcatgctagcaacatgcaaatcaaactagcaacttgctagtcgcatgctagtcatgctagaaactagcaacttgctagtcgcatgctagtcatgctagaaacaagctagcaacatgctagttgcatgctagtcatgctagaaacaagctagcaacatgctagtcgcatgctagtcatgctaaaatcatgctagcaacatgctagtcgcatgctaatcatgctagaaacatgctaacaacatgatagtcgcatgctagtcatgctagaaacatgctagcaacatgctaatcatgctagaaacatgctagtcgtatgttaatcatgcttgaaacatgctaacaacatgctagtcgcatgctagtcatgctagaaacatgctagcaacatgttaatcatgttagaaacatgctaatcgcatgctaatcatgctagcaacatgctaatcatgctaaaatcatgctagcaacatattagccgcatgctaatcatgctagaaacatgctagcaacatgctagcaacatgctaatcatgctagagacatgctagcgacatgctagcaacatgctaatcatggtaaaatcatgctagcaacatgctagtcgcatgctagtcatgctagaaacatcctagcaacatgctaatcatgttaacaacatgctagtcgcatgctagtaatgctagaaacatgctaatcatgctagaaacatgctagcaatatgttagcaaaatgctaatcatgctagaaacatgctagcgacatgttaacaatatgctaatcatgctagaaacatgctagcaacatgctaatcatggtaaaatcatgctagcaacatgttagtcgcatgctaatcatgttagaaacatgctaacaacatgctaatcatgctagcaacatgttagtcacatgctagtcatgctaacaacatgctaatcatgctaaaaacatgctagcgacatgctagcaacatgctagcgacatgctagcaacatgctaatcatgctagcaacatgctaatcatgctagaaacatggtagcaacatgctagtcgcatgctagaaacatgctagcaacatgctaatcatgctgaaatcatgctagcaacatgcaacatgctagtcgcatgctagaaacatgctaacaacatgctaatcatgcttatcatgctaaaatcatgctagcaacatgctagcaacatgctagtcatgctagaaacatgctagtcatgctagaaacatgctagtcatggtaagaacatgctagtaacttgataatcatgctataaacatgctagcaacatgctatcagcatgttaatcatgctataaacatgttagaaacatggtagcgacatgctagtcatgctaacaacatgctattcgcatgctaatcatgcaagcaacatgatagtcatgctagaaacatggtagcgacatactagtcatgctaacaacatgctagtaacttgctaatcatgctagaaacatgttagtcgcatgcattctttctgtcaaactaatctatctatcattctttcttttgaactaatctatatcattctttctgactaatctatctgtcattctttctaactaatatatctttctttctttcaactaatctatcaatctatctttAAACTATtaacttctaacttctttaaacttcttcaaactttctggtcaggctttctcaagccaacttaaagtttgtctcaacaaacttttttttctagttactTACTAATTCATTAATTACAGATTATTGTTAGTTAGTAGTAGTTATTTATTAATGATGGTAcaatattctaaagtgttacggACAATTCAAATGATTCCAAACATGACTGTTAATATCACTTGGATTCATGTAGAACATTATAATGCTGTTGACCATTCTGAGTGAGCTGAGTGAGGGGGGATGGGTGAGGAAAGGAAGTGGATGAAAAGGATAGGTGAGAAGGGACTTTCCTTGCATCCTCTCTCAGTGAGACATTGAAACAGTTGCCTGTATGTTCACACATTGTGTGTGCATTGTCCTTATCTCAGAATatcatgtaataataatatatgtctGAGGTTCTTCAAGTCTTAAGggctgttcacaccaaggacgataactataaagataacgatactaatatagttctaaaaattctcaatattaaagaatagcggagtccacaccacaactttaatgataaagacaaagagaaatgatatcgttggaatcattttcaaacttttttttgttgttttgttcttttaaaaaaaatctctttatagCTATCTTTAAAGTTATCATTCTTTGTGCGAACGGGCCTTTACACAGGTTTcccagtgggtgcatcactgagtggggagcaCCTGCTTAATAATTTGATCTCTTCCTCACTTTATCACCTCCTTTCAAATTATGTTTCCAGTCCCATTTGTTGTCAGAATCAACAGAGGATTGTTTGGTCTGGTTTCACTTTTAAGCTCTGCCACAATTGCATGAGTCATGACACaattcgtccccttggaattataaggttctatctgacatttttgtcaaaattgagttattcacatattcttattctgtgtcaATGTATGCAatttatgtgatagattttttaatgttgtgtacattatgggactttttatttaaaaataaccacAAGGTTCTATTTACAGAGTCGAATGGAACActaaaactttgaagctcaatatctcaaaactactcggaatgcagatagaaccttataattccaaggggactaATTATTAACAAAAGCATATAGGGGCCAAATAAGTGTTTAATATCACAgatgtaaaaacattttcataaattttCTTGAAGTggcacatttttaatttataacgAGTGTGAGATTTGACTTTGACAATCACTACTGAGGATAAAGCTAAGAAAACTGCAGAGTCGTCTGGCAAACACATATGTCAGTATTATAAATTTTCTATGCAAAAAAGGGTAAATGTATGTACATATGATAGAACCACATTTTAAGTAAAATACATAAGAAGACTACCATAAAATTACTTTGATTTGTGTTCTTGTTCTTTAAATAgtacagatatttattttgttcagtataaAATTTTAAGgggtaaattttttatatttttgtatatatgtttttaacattatataagTTATTGAATAAACACCACAAAACACTACAATGCTGATATAGACAATTCAGTTTAGATTGATTATTCTTTATATGGAACCTTTTCCCATCAGATGTTGCTTTGTATTTTGTTCAGGCTTACACAGAATGATGTAACATTTAGGTACAAATATGCAAAATAGTAAACCAAAGCTTGAGGCTAAAATGGCAAATATCTCCACAGCTACAGTGAACTTTCCAGGAGGACTGACATAAGATGGAATAAATGTGATCCATACAGCACAGAATATAAGCATACTGAATGTGATGAATTTGGCTTCATTGAACTTATCAGGCAGCTTGCGAGCCAGAAAAGCGAGAATGAAACACAAGATAGCCAGAAGGCCAATATAGCCCAACACAGCCCAGAAACCTACTGTAGAACCCAGACTGCACTCAAGAACAATCTTTTcattataatatttcaaatttttgtaTGGAAATGGAGGTGACATTTTTAGCCAAAGCACACAGATAAGAACCTGTATAAGTGTAAATGCAAGAACACTAAGTCGCTGTTGTGCAGGCCCAAACCATTTCATGATATTACTTCCTGGAAGAGTAGCCTTGAAGGCCATTAACACCACTATTGTTTTCCCCAGAACACAGGAGATacagaggacaaaagtgatcccaAATGCTGTGTGACGCAACATACAGGACCACTCTGTTGGACGGCCGATGAAAGTAAGTGAACAGAGAAAACAAAGAGCCAATGAGAAAAGCAGCAGAAAGCTCAGCTCTGAGTTGTTGGCTTTAACTATGGGGGTGTCCTTCTTACTGTAAAACAGGATGGCTATCAGGACAGTTATTCCTGCTCCAAAAAGTGAGAAAAATACTAGCACTATACCCATAACTTCTGTGAATGAGAGAAATTCTACAGcttttaatacacatttatttttctcagcATTAGACCAGTATTCACCTGGACACTGCTTGCAGTTATTTGAATCTGGAAAGAAAGTAATGATCATTATAGTTAGagatgaaataattttatttatgtcCTTTGCTAGGAAACTGCATCCAGAACTGCAACGTAAGAGAGAAAATACAATAAGGAGCAATTTTCCTTGAAACTGTGAGATGGCCTGAAGATTACCTGTCTCATTACTGATTTCTCCTTCTGCACATGGAATACAGTCATAACAGCAGACAGGTCTTCCTTTCTGCGAAGCCTTCCTAGTGCCTGGAGGACAACTCTCACTGCACACAGACATTGGCttctacataaaaataaatacaaatacataaacaaaataataataataattcttacatACATACAATTGTTTTCCTGGGTCTTTATACTGACTTtagaaaatgaaaatacattggctaaaattacttttttcagactatatttaaattatgcaaattagtgaTTGgtccaaaataattttaaagggttttacacaaatgtaaaatttaaaactgGCTTATCACCGCCCTCTGCTGTGGCAGATATATTACATGGgaaccaatttatttatttgtcaatttATCTTTCTAATGTGTTATCCAACAAATGTAATTTGTATAGGACAGTGCAAGTATTTTGAGAATTAGTTTTTCCAGTTTCCAGCAACCGTTTATAACAGACATATTACTGACATTTACCTCAATTTGTCCCCCAGCCCAGGTTATGTTTTCAGTGTTGAGCACAAAGCGCTGGTGTGGGGGCAGTGAGGCATCATAGTAACCCACTGCTTTAAATTTGATAGATCCATTTGAGTCCTTCTGCCAGTTTACAACTTCATATTGGGCTATTGTGGCACCAGTACCGTCAAACCACACATgatctcccatttttataatgaaaTTTACCTTTTTCAGAGCCTCAACAACCTATtgagaaaaatacatttacaaacagaaattcaattatttgtttgtttgtttgtttacctgCTGTGGTTGTATTGTCAGTCCTTTTTTACAACCTGTTTGTTCTTTGCACTTGAGTAGGCTGTGCAATGAATGCACCACAGCATAAACTGCTTTGTAGACATTACTTGAATATCTTTGTTCAGGCACATCTTCATTATAGTTTTTCAGCAATAGTAGATCCTGATATGTGTTGCAGTTTATTGCATACTGAGAAGAATTTCCCTCAGTCTGTGAACATGGAACAACTGTCTTCCAAAATGCCTTTATAACATAATCTGCAAAACCTTCAATATCATTTTTTCTTA is a window from the Carassius carassius chromosome 13, fCarCar2.1, whole genome shotgun sequence genome containing:
- the LOC132155617 gene encoding extracellular calcium-sensing receptor-like, which gives rise to MSVFLYTLLIFQLHAKAENPLCRMMGESKYPLLSKDGDVNIGALFSVHSIEILPSFKYTQKPQVLSCSSVSLRDFRMAQTMIFAIEEINRSQSLLPNVSVGYRIYDTCGSRLSSMSATMALMNGPEFTAGDRCNGQSPIHAIIGETESSATVILSRTTGPFKIPVISPSATCECLSNRKDYPSFFRTIASDYHQSRALAYIVKHFGWSWVGAVNSDNDYGNHGMTIFLNTAQEEGICVEYSMKFYRTEPDKLQKVVETIKKSTAKVIVAFLTSSEMYNLLEQLSIQNITGLQMIGVEGWITAKNLLTPNCFHVLGGSLGFAVRKNDIEGFADYVIKAFWKTVVPCSQTEGNSSQYAINCNTYQDLLLLKNYNEDVPEQRYSSNVYKAVYAVVHSLHSLLKCKEQTGCKKGLTIQPQQVVEALKKVNFIIKMGDHVWFDGTGATIAQYEVVNWQKDSNGSIKFKAVGYYDASLPPHQRFVLNTENITWAGGQIEKPMSVCSESCPPGTRKASQKGRPVCCYDCIPCAEGEISNETDSNNCKQCPGEYWSNAEKNKCVLKAVEFLSFTEVMGIVLVFFSLFGAGITVLIAILFYSKKDTPIVKANNSELSFLLLFSLALCFLCSLTFIGRPTEWSCMLRHTAFGITFVLCISCVLGKTIVVLMAFKATLPGSNIMKWFGPAQQRLSVLAFTLIQVLICVLWLKMSPPFPYKNLKYYNEKIVLECSLGSTVGFWAVLGYIGLLAILCFILAFLARKLPDKFNEAKFITFSMLIFCAVWITFIPSYVSPPGKFTVAVEIFAILASSFGLLFCIFVPKCYIILCKPEQNTKQHLMGKGSI